A genomic region of Sulfurimonas hongkongensis contains the following coding sequences:
- a CDS encoding cupin domain-containing protein: MAKKSNVFLDITTNLDEELFEDIIKKESFKLQRIISQGHTTPEGEWYDQDRDEWVMLLCGEAILAFEGDEDVRLGAGDYINIRAHKRHRVSWTKPDAKTIWLALYSQPLG, encoded by the coding sequence ATGGCAAAAAAGTCCAATGTTTTTCTAGATATAACTACAAACTTAGATGAAGAACTCTTCGAAGATATCATCAAAAAAGAGTCTTTTAAGCTTCAACGAATCATCTCACAAGGTCACACTACCCCAGAAGGTGAGTGGTATGATCAAGATAGAGATGAGTGGGTTATGCTTCTTTGTGGTGAGGCTATTTTGGCATTTGAAGGTGATGAGGATGTACGGCTTGGGGCTGGGGATTATATAAATATAAGAGCTCATAAGAGACATAGAGTCTCATGGACAAAGCCAGATGCCAAGACTATTTGGCTGGCTCTATATAGTCAACCTTTAGGGTAA
- a CDS encoding TIGR01777 family oxidoreductase: MSFKIKIVICGQSGLVGSKLSEVFESKHNEVIGIKVRDDTKIEDIAKQIEACDVLINLSGTTILARWSDEYKKGLYSSRINTTRKLVDAMGLCREKPKLFMSASAVGIYDSELKHDEDSKDFSDDFLANICKDWEAEARRASEIGVRNVQTRFGVIYAKEGGAMTKMLLPFKLGIGGKIGSGKQIVSWIHIDDLVRAYEFIIKTPELKGAINFTTAHSLSNSEQTKIMGDVLNRPTFFRVPEFILRLTFADGATVMLDSKDVYPKKLLESGFEFKYPYFEDAFREIIS, encoded by the coding sequence ATGTCATTTAAAATTAAGATAGTTATTTGTGGTCAAAGTGGGCTTGTTGGCTCAAAACTCTCTGAAGTGTTTGAATCCAAACACAACGAGGTCATTGGTATTAAAGTACGAGATGATACAAAAATAGAAGATATAGCAAAACAGATAGAAGCTTGCGATGTTTTGATAAACTTAAGTGGTACTACAATTCTCGCTCGTTGGAGTGATGAGTATAAAAAAGGACTTTATAGCAGTAGGATAAATACTACTAGAAAACTTGTAGATGCGATGGGCTTATGCAGGGAAAAACCAAAACTTTTTATGTCTGCATCTGCTGTTGGCATATATGATAGTGAACTTAAACATGATGAAGACTCCAAAGATTTCAGCGATGATTTTCTAGCTAATATCTGTAAAGATTGGGAAGCAGAGGCAAGAAGGGCATCTGAGATTGGTGTTAGAAATGTTCAAACTAGATTTGGAGTTATCTACGCAAAAGAGGGCGGAGCAATGACTAAAATGTTACTGCCTTTTAAGTTGGGTATCGGCGGAAAAATAGGGAGCGGTAAGCAGATAGTCTCATGGATTCATATAGATGACTTGGTCCGTGCATATGAGTTTATCATCAAAACTCCAGAGTTAAAGGGTGCTATAAACTTTACAACCGCACACTCACTCTCAAACAGTGAGCAGACTAAAATAATGGGCGATGTTTTAAACAGACCAACTTTTTTCAGAGTTCCTGAATTTATTTTAAGGCTAACTTTTGCAGATGGTGCCACTGTGATGCTTGACTCAAAAGATGTTTATCCTAAAAAACTCTTAGAGAGTGGGTTTGAGTTTAAGTACCCTTACTTTGAAGATGCATTTAGAGAGATAATAAGTTAA